A section of the Chryseobacterium scophthalmum genome encodes:
- a CDS encoding contractile injection system tape measure protein → MKQDHIIQKVFVEISVNNKDKAFSIKEDISSFLSIDVFPEIEKYINALEYKLDDHTLQIPHLELNLDVKSSSLNAELKDKIAQLFKDELSEITKPIDKSDQQTESDSKAYLVDNQEKAIQTFIYFLEKGNMPWWNSSTNGIDFLEPAVFNTLIVNSNFQKKIISVFSKPNVQKRIINQLSDEQIAQLCLSILKNRELKINLNVDIIQYISKLNHAERQIVWRLVLNVLSQHLSSSNVNLREYLLQQIVKIESASTVFSKTKNKHENLKTVVKMFPFIKEDEILENIESIKNNPKEKSEKSENSKTLKETIHQKNETFHENLSRDDDNELSQDDGQYVQNAGLILIHPFIKTFFEHCDLIDLKTQQLINPDLCAHLLHYIATGKTNAPEYDMIFEKFLCNIPMHQTINRHIKLSRKHKTQAKNVIESVQHNWSSMKKSSVALLQNEFFQRPGKLVITDHDYTLTVEQKTQDILLKNLGWGLGLVKLPWKKKFMFVNW, encoded by the coding sequence GTGAAGCAAGATCATATCATACAGAAAGTTTTTGTTGAAATTAGCGTCAACAACAAAGACAAAGCGTTTAGTATAAAAGAAGATATCAGTAGCTTTTTGTCTATTGACGTTTTTCCGGAAATTGAAAAATACATCAATGCTTTAGAGTACAAATTAGATGATCATACTCTTCAAATTCCGCATTTAGAACTGAATCTGGATGTAAAAAGCAGCTCGCTAAATGCTGAATTAAAAGATAAAATTGCGCAACTCTTTAAAGATGAACTGTCTGAAATTACAAAGCCTATTGACAAGTCAGATCAACAAACAGAAAGCGATTCTAAAGCATATTTAGTTGACAATCAAGAAAAAGCAATTCAAACTTTTATCTATTTTTTAGAAAAAGGAAATATGCCTTGGTGGAATTCAAGTACAAATGGGATTGATTTTTTGGAACCAGCGGTATTTAACACATTGATTGTGAACAGCAATTTTCAGAAAAAAATTATTTCTGTTTTCTCAAAGCCAAATGTTCAGAAACGGATCATCAATCAACTTTCAGATGAACAAATTGCGCAATTATGTTTATCGATTTTAAAAAATAGGGAGTTAAAAATCAATTTAAATGTTGATATCATACAATATATTTCAAAACTGAATCATGCAGAAAGACAAATCGTTTGGCGTTTGGTTTTGAATGTGTTGTCGCAGCATTTAAGCTCATCAAATGTTAATCTTCGGGAATATCTTCTGCAACAAATAGTAAAAATAGAATCAGCTTCGACCGTTTTTTCAAAGACAAAAAACAAGCATGAGAATCTGAAAACCGTAGTTAAGATGTTCCCTTTTATTAAAGAAGATGAAATTTTGGAAAATATAGAAAGTATTAAAAATAATCCAAAAGAAAAGTCTGAAAAGTCTGAAAATTCAAAAACCCTAAAGGAAACAATTCATCAAAAGAATGAAACATTCCACGAAAATTTAAGTCGAGATGATGATAATGAATTAAGCCAAGATGATGGACAATATGTTCAAAATGCAGGACTTATTTTGATCCATCCATTTATCAAAACTTTTTTTGAACATTGTGATCTTATCGATCTAAAAACCCAGCAACTTATCAATCCTGATTTGTGTGCGCATTTGTTACATTATATCGCGACCGGAAAAACAAACGCCCCAGAATACGACATGATTTTTGAAAAATTTTTATGCAATATTCCGATGCATCAAACCATTAACAGACATATTAAACTTTCTCGTAAGCATAAAACGCAAGCCAAAAATGTGATAGAAAGCGTACAGCACAACTGGAGCTCAATGAAAAAATCGTCTGTAGCATTATTACAAAACGAGTTTTTCCAGCGTCCGGGTAAATTAGTGATCACCGATCATGATTATACCCTTACTGTAGAACAAAAAACACAAGATATTTTACTTAAAAATCTCGGTTGGGGACTTGGTCTCGTTAAACTGCCGTGGAAAAAGAAATTTATGTTTGTGAATTGGTGA
- a CDS encoding DUF4255 domain-containing protein: MINEVLTILKNQLNSSEGLQDVLGDIAVVDDIAKHDDDTSGLDNKVVITLLNVEEESTLKNRSRYNKVQISENPTQFDMKMESPPAYLNLYVMIAAHRATYANALANISKVIEVFQTNNVLEYLDPEDERENDFKFRIELHTIPFEQLSYIWGLLGGKVMPSVLYKISVIKIVAKDVTSIELINDVNIESIKVN, encoded by the coding sequence ATGATAAACGAAGTATTGACCATTTTAAAAAATCAGCTGAACAGCTCAGAAGGTTTACAGGATGTTTTAGGTGATATTGCTGTTGTTGATGACATCGCAAAACATGATGACGACACCTCAGGTCTTGATAATAAAGTAGTAATTACCCTGCTGAATGTTGAAGAAGAATCTACATTGAAAAACAGATCAAGATACAATAAAGTGCAGATAAGCGAAAACCCGACTCAGTTTGATATGAAAATGGAGAGTCCGCCTGCTTACTTAAACCTCTATGTAATGATCGCTGCTCACAGAGCGACTTATGCGAACGCTTTAGCAAATATTTCAAAAGTGATTGAGGTGTTTCAGACCAACAATGTATTAGAATATCTTGATCCGGAAGATGAGAGAGAGAATGATTTCAAATTCAGAATCGAGTTACACACTATTCCGTTTGAACAGCTGAGTTATATCTGGGGATTATTGGGCGGAAAGGTGATGCCTTCTGTCTTATATAAAATCAGTGTAATCAAAATTGTGGCTAAAGATGTTACCTCTATTGAATTAATTAATGACGTTAATATTGAGAGTATTAAAGTTAATTAA
- a CDS encoding phage tail sheath family protein — protein MPNPTTPGVSVEEITKLPYSIALIDTAIPTFIGYTDQIPEGYDINDNTNAININNNTNKNLKISSLLEYEDKFGKAKLESIQLKDTKDKELTVVAPEVQFLMYYSLQMYFANGGGPCYIVSVGTYASASTGVQLSSLKNGLDKVDTLKAIKDPILLVYPDAVSLTEPSFYELYNYTIGKLETKNRFAILDTYEGNSATIGNFRAGVGSTNHAAAYFPHLKTILNYSFDEDKAITHAGLQETNQENDDFYAGEIAALEVLRDLATAEISTTSVNGFVLADLLEQAIAIAEEIYETADSKDALREPLNEAKAVVDAIYDGTIDDFRIPQNLQVNTPIFRGEFDDLIDAIRLSKDKVGNANGLTLKNLQSSDSLLYNQIKEAIKSLQVVLPPSSAIAGVYGRVDSVRGVWKAPANVSLSYVTEPTEKVSEKEQSDLNIHDSGKSINAIRFFTGKGNLIWGARTLDGKDKKGDGKDNEWKYVHVRRYYNMLEQSISDSLKRFIDEPHTPHTWLRAKTMLENFLNQQWMEGALAGSTPKEAYEVKVYGTKDPVTENIINPMNVEIKIALVRPAEFIILNFSHKLQQS, from the coding sequence ATGCCAAATCCAACAACACCAGGTGTTTCAGTTGAAGAAATTACAAAACTTCCTTATTCAATTGCATTAATAGACACAGCGATACCTACATTTATTGGGTATACTGATCAAATCCCAGAAGGTTATGATATTAATGATAATACCAATGCTATTAATATTAATAATAATACTAATAAAAATCTTAAGATCAGTTCTCTTTTGGAATATGAAGATAAGTTTGGAAAAGCAAAGCTGGAAAGCATTCAACTAAAAGACACCAAAGATAAAGAACTAACTGTTGTAGCACCAGAAGTACAGTTTTTAATGTATTATTCACTTCAAATGTATTTTGCGAATGGTGGCGGTCCGTGTTACATTGTTTCTGTAGGAACTTATGCTTCGGCTTCAACGGGAGTACAATTATCTTCACTGAAAAACGGATTGGATAAAGTTGATACCTTAAAAGCCATTAAAGATCCTATTCTTCTTGTCTACCCCGATGCTGTCTCATTAACAGAACCAAGTTTTTACGAGCTTTACAATTATACAATAGGAAAATTAGAAACAAAAAACAGGTTTGCCATTTTAGATACTTACGAAGGAAATTCTGCAACAATTGGCAACTTTAGAGCTGGAGTAGGTTCAACTAACCATGCGGCAGCTTATTTCCCTCATCTTAAAACCATTTTGAATTATAGTTTTGATGAAGATAAAGCAATAACACATGCTGGCTTACAAGAAACAAATCAAGAAAACGATGATTTTTATGCGGGTGAAATTGCTGCTTTAGAAGTATTGAGAGATTTAGCAACCGCTGAAATTTCAACCACATCTGTAAATGGTTTTGTACTGGCAGATTTATTAGAGCAAGCTATTGCGATTGCAGAAGAAATTTATGAAACTGCTGATTCTAAAGATGCTTTAAGAGAACCGCTGAATGAGGCTAAAGCTGTGGTAGATGCGATATATGACGGAACAATAGACGATTTTAGGATACCTCAGAATTTACAGGTGAATACCCCTATTTTTAGAGGAGAATTTGATGATTTAATCGATGCAATTCGTCTTTCAAAAGATAAGGTAGGGAATGCAAATGGTTTAACATTAAAAAACCTACAGTCATCTGATTCTTTATTATACAATCAAATAAAAGAAGCTATAAAATCTTTACAAGTTGTTCTGCCACCATCATCAGCAATTGCAGGAGTTTATGGTAGAGTAGACAGTGTAAGAGGCGTGTGGAAGGCTCCGGCAAACGTAAGTCTTAGTTACGTCACAGAACCAACAGAAAAAGTTTCTGAGAAGGAGCAGTCAGATTTAAACATTCATGATTCCGGAAAATCGATCAATGCGATTAGATTTTTTACAGGAAAAGGCAACTTAATCTGGGGAGCCAGAACCCTTGATGGAAAAGATAAAAAAGGCGATGGAAAAGACAATGAATGGAAATATGTGCATGTACGTCGCTATTATAATATGCTTGAACAATCGATTAGTGATTCGCTGAAAAGATTTATTGACGAACCTCATACTCCACACACATGGTTGCGAGCAAAAACAATGTTAGAAAATTTTCTAAACCAACAATGGATGGAAGGTGCATTGGCAGGAAGTACTCCGAAAGAAGCTTATGAAGTAAAAGTGTACGGAACCAAAGATCCTGTTACTGAAAATATCATCAATCCGATGAATGTAGAAATCAAAATAGCATTAGTACGCCCTGCAGAATTTATCATTTTAAATTTCTCACACAAACTGCAACAATCCTAA
- a CDS encoding phage tail sheath family protein, with amino-acid sequence MNYKTPGVYVEELAKFPPSVAQVETAIPAFIGYTADGPKNKPTRISSMLEYETLFGKANPETFAVAFKDGVATATQPKVSDFKMYYAMQMYFANGGGACYIVSVGDYSGSVTVGDSTTVGTLVYGFELLKKEDEPTLIVFPDLQSLVATSADVAAAQTAKDLAQYAKDLANTAVHNAEEAVEEAEVDGTAEELAEANQVLADAQADAVTTNAVFAVVDANLTKITAANVDDAITNAYQLYNKALDQAELMKDRFVIMDVLGDEATFRNKVISKGLKYGAAYHPKLKTVLTYDFKDANVSVTGVSGATNLAELKTSSSELYNQAKKAIESKRVVLTPSSAMAGVYAKVDSTSGVWKSPANLGLSLVEAPTVKISDREQGALNVHPGTGKSINAIRAFVGKGTLVWGARTLDGNSNEWRYISVRRFFNMVEESVKKATERFVFEPNTANTWIRVQTMIENFLNQQWQDGALAGSKPEDAYYVSVGLNKTMSAQDILEGRMIVEIGMAAVRPAEFIVLRFSHKLQES; translated from the coding sequence ATGAATTACAAAACCCCTGGAGTCTATGTGGAGGAATTGGCAAAGTTTCCGCCTTCCGTAGCGCAAGTTGAAACAGCTATTCCCGCTTTTATTGGGTACACTGCTGATGGACCAAAAAACAAACCAACAAGAATCTCTTCAATGCTGGAGTACGAAACTCTTTTTGGAAAAGCAAACCCTGAAACCTTTGCTGTAGCTTTCAAAGATGGAGTTGCAACAGCAACACAACCGAAAGTAAGCGATTTTAAAATGTACTATGCCATGCAAATGTATTTTGCAAACGGTGGTGGTGCTTGTTATATCGTTTCTGTAGGAGATTATAGCGGTTCGGTAACTGTAGGAGATTCTACAACCGTAGGAACTTTAGTATACGGTTTTGAATTGCTTAAAAAAGAAGACGAACCTACATTAATCGTTTTCCCGGATCTTCAAAGTTTAGTGGCTACTTCTGCTGATGTAGCAGCAGCACAAACTGCTAAAGATCTTGCTCAATACGCTAAAGACCTTGCAAATACAGCAGTTCACAATGCAGAGGAAGCAGTTGAAGAAGCCGAAGTTGATGGTACAGCTGAAGAATTAGCCGAAGCTAATCAAGTTTTAGCAGATGCACAAGCAGATGCTGTAACAACTAATGCAGTTTTTGCGGTTGTTGACGCTAACTTAACAAAGATTACTGCTGCAAATGTTGATGATGCTATTACAAACGCTTATCAGTTATATAATAAAGCTTTGGATCAGGCAGAACTAATGAAAGACAGATTTGTTATTATGGATGTTCTTGGAGATGAGGCTACTTTTAGAAATAAAGTAATTTCAAAAGGTCTAAAATATGGAGCAGCTTATCACCCGAAATTAAAAACAGTATTGACTTATGATTTTAAAGACGCTAATGTTTCTGTTACCGGTGTTTCTGGTGCAACAAATTTAGCAGAATTGAAAACTTCAAGCTCAGAATTGTATAACCAAGCTAAAAAAGCAATTGAATCTAAAAGAGTTGTATTGACTCCATCATCAGCAATGGCAGGAGTATATGCTAAAGTAGATTCTACTTCCGGAGTATGGAAATCGCCAGCAAATTTAGGACTGAGCTTGGTAGAAGCACCAACAGTGAAAATTTCTGACAGAGAACAAGGTGCTCTTAATGTACATCCTGGAACAGGAAAATCAATCAACGCAATCAGAGCTTTTGTTGGAAAAGGAACTCTAGTTTGGGGAGCAAGAACTTTAGACGGAAACAGCAATGAATGGAGATATATCTCTGTACGTCGTTTCTTCAACATGGTGGAAGAATCTGTGAAGAAAGCTACGGAACGTTTCGTTTTCGAACCAAATACTGCCAATACATGGATTCGTGTACAAACAATGATCGAAAATTTCCTTAATCAACAATGGCAAGACGGAGCATTGGCTGGAAGCAAACCTGAAGATGCTTATTACGTAAGTGTTGGTTTAAATAAAACAATGTCTGCTCAGGATATCTTAGAAGGAAGAATGATTGTAGAGATTGGTATGGCTGCAGTGCGTCCTGCTGAATTTATTGTGCTGCGTTTCTCACACAAGCTACAAGAATCATAA
- a CDS encoding phage tail protein — protein sequence MSTYPLVKFAFEVDWGGTKVGFQEVSGLNAEAALIEYRHGASPDFSKIKMPGLKTFSNITLKRGTFKSDNEYFEWFQTIQLNTVERRSITISLLDENGDPAVTWKVKNAFPLKVNATDLKAEGNEVAIETLEIAHEGLTIENN from the coding sequence ATGAGTACATATCCATTAGTAAAGTTTGCCTTTGAAGTTGATTGGGGTGGAACAAAAGTAGGTTTTCAGGAAGTGAGCGGGTTAAATGCCGAAGCAGCTTTAATTGAATACAGACATGGAGCAAGTCCTGATTTTAGTAAGATTAAAATGCCGGGATTAAAAACTTTCAGCAACATTACTTTAAAGAGAGGAACTTTCAAGAGTGATAACGAATATTTTGAATGGTTCCAAACCATCCAATTGAATACGGTAGAGAGAAGATCAATTACGATCTCACTTTTAGACGAAAACGGAGATCCTGCAGTAACTTGGAAAGTGAAAAATGCATTCCCGCTAAAAGTAAATGCAACAGATTTGAAAGCTGAAGGAAATGAGGTAGCTATCGAAACTCTGGAAATTGCACACGAAGGATTAACGATCGAAAATAACTAA